The following DNA comes from Kitasatospora sp. NBC_01287.
ATGGTGGACAGGACGGTGTTGGCCCGGTCCATGGCCCGTTCGTACATTTGCACCTCAGCGCGGAGCTGTTCAGCCCCGGCGTGGCCTTCGTACCGGATTTCGTCTCCGAGGCGGTTGACGAGGGCGGCGGTGGCTTTCTGCCAGGCGACGACCTGGCCTGCGAGCTGGGACAGGGCGGTGAGGGGGTCGTCGACTGGGGTGACGTCGAGTTCGGCGAGTACCACCTGGACCTCCCGATCGGCCTTGATCTTCGCGGCTTTGATCTTCTGCCCGCCGGTGTTCCCGCCGTGGAGGCGGCAATGTCCGATTCCTGGGTGTGGCGTACCCCAGCCTGCGGCGAGGGTGCAGAACTCCTTCGAGTCCTCTTGTCTCGTCTTCGCGCCGCACTTGGGCTTCTCCGACACGGTGCCGCCTTCCTGGGCGGCTCGCCTGCTGGGAGAGAGTCTGGCGTCGTCGCGCCCCATGGTCAGGCGGTGGGCGGGGTGTTGAGGTTCTTGGCGTCGTCGACGGCCTCGGTGACCAGCTGTTCGGCGTCGGTCTTCACCTCGTCGACGACCGGCTTCGCGTCCTGGGCGACCTGCATCTCGTCGGCGTGAGCCTCGGTGGCGAGGGTGGTCTCGTCGCCGTGGAGCTTGTCGAGGACGGCGTGGAATTTGGTGACGAGGGAGTTGAACTCTGCGCGGAGCTCGTCGGCAATCTTGGACATCGTGATCTCCTTGCGGTGAGGGTGGGTTACTTCGTGTCGCCGGCGCACCGCTTGCACGGCGCCTGCCTGTGGTGCACGTGGCAGGACAGGTCGCGCACCGGCTCGTAACGGGGCGCGGGCCCGTTGTAGAACGCGTACTGGCGGGCGAGCTTGCGGGACGCGTAGCGTCGCTGCGAGCGGGTGGGGAGAACGAGCATGAGGGAGTGCTCCTTCGCGGTGAGGGTCGGTCAGTGCCTGGCGTTGCGTACGGCTGCGGCGGTGGGCGGGTCGTCGGGGTGGTGGTGGCGGCAGACGACCCAGTTGGTGCCGTCCACTGGGTGCCGGGCGATTCGCCAGCAACCGCGGACGTGGCAGTTGTGGCGGCGCCACATGCTGATGAGGCCGCCGATGATGGCGAGTTCGCTCACGTCGGAGCCGACACCGGACCAGAGGAGGTATGCGGGGCCGGACGGGTTGTCGAGGCCGAAGAAGTGCGCGAGCCAGTGCACGGCGCCTCCTCAGTCGGGCAGGAAGTCGGCGGTGCGGCCGCGGGATTGGCAGGGTTCCGCGTTGTGCCACCACTTGGTTTCACCAAGCCACGCTGGCTGCCCGCAGCGGGTGCAGGTTCCGGGGATCGGGTCCCAGTCGTCAGGCGGCGTGAACGGGGCGTCGAGGGCGCGGGTGGCCTGGTCGTGCTGGGTCACTCGGCTCCTGCTGATCGTGCGTGGAGGAGGGCGCATCGGGTGGAGCAGTATTCGCCGTCCATGTCTGGTGGGATGCGGTGCCCGCACCACAGGCAGTCGGCCACCGTGTGCTCCTCCCTTGAGGGTTGTGGGGTCCCGTGGTCGGCGTCGGCGCCCTCGGAGTGCCGGACAACTACGGGACCCCCCGGGCCCTGCGCCACCCTCGGGACGCGGGCCGTCCCGCCTCGACGCCCGCAGGGGGTGCGGGCCGGCGGGAGTTAGGCGGCTGCGGCGCGAGGCTGGTAGGACGCTGCGGCCTCGCGGACTTCCGGCAGGGAGTACATGGTCCGGTAGAGGTGGCCCTGGCCAGAGGGGCGGCCGTCACCGGGGAAGCGGTGGATCTTTCCGCGCCGCGCCCACTGACGAAGCACCTGCTGCGGAACGCCGGTCTCCGCCTCGGCCTCGTGTGCGTAGACGAGATGCTCGGGGACGACTTCGAGAAGGACACGGTCCACGGACACCCCCGGACATGCGTGAAGGCCCCCACCGATGGTGGAGGCCTTCCAGGTTCTGGGCGCAGTAGTACTGCTGGATCGGAGTGTGACACCTCCCCGGGGATCTTGTCCACTACGCGGAAAGCGTGGCCTCGTCGTCGGTCCAGCCAGTCCACGGTGCGTTCAGGCGCGCAAGGTACCTCAGGTGGTCGATGTAGAAGAGCTGGTGACCACGAGAGTTGTAGCCGACGGGGGAGATTCGCCCTCGATGAACCCAGCCGTGAAGCGTGCTCTTCTTGACGCCGAGACGCGTGCAACCATCTGCGGCGGTGACCATCTCCGTCGTGGCTGGTGGCGGGAGTTCGACGGCGTAGCGAGGATGCACCCATCCCAGAGTCGGCCACGCCGGGTCGGGAGAGCCGTGTTGGTCCCGCACAGTCGAGATATGGGAAAGGAGATCCGAGGCCGGGGTGAAGTACTCCTGGTTCGCGGCGATCCGAAGGTGCGCGAACTGCGTGTGCCGTTCAGCTTCAAGTGCGTAACCGCCGGGTTCGAACGCCATGATCTCGTCGGGCAGGAGGCTCCGAAAGCGCTTCACGGGCGAAGCAGTGGTGCCGATCTTGATTGCTTCGCTGCGGCGTATGTAGTAGACGATCGCGCCAGTGGTCGGGTGGACAGTGTCAGCATGGCCGGACTGGGTTCCCATCGACCTGCTCCGCACCTGCTTCTGACGTCCAAGCTGGATGGCAATCGCGATGGTCGCCTCGTTCAGCTCGACGCCCCCGCCCTGCATGTCCCGGAGGACGGCCGCGATGTATGGAAAGGCCGGATCCGACGTGTCGACCAGCTCAATTAGGCCCGCCATGCTTGGTCGGACGCCGTAGTTGCCGTCGCTGATTTCGTTGGGGGTGAATGGGCTAGTCTGGCCCACGTCGACTCCTATGCAGTCGGCCAAACCCCGGGACGGTTACCGCCGTCGCCGGGGTACTGTTGTAGGCCAATTATCGCATGTCACAGCACAGTTGGAGTTGAGTGACAGCCACCCAGCTCAGCCCTCCTCGGGTGCCCATTCGCTGCGATAGTCGGGGTAGCTCATCGAGGCAACTGCTTCCCGGTCAGGGCGATCCAGACTTCCGCAGGCGTCATGGTCGGATTGGGGTCACCAGCCAGTGCGCGGAGCATGGCACGGATCCCATTCCTGATCTCGCGGAGGCATGTCCGCGGGAACGCCACCAGATCGCCGGTCACTGATGGGCCTCGGCGACCTCGGCTGCGGCGAGGAGCTGTGCGGCCAGGTCTCGCGCCTCAGCGATGCTGAAGCCGCGGACTACCGCGCCGTGCCGTATCTCCTCGGGGAAGAGCGTGGCGCTCACTCGGACTTCGCCCGCGGGCATCGCATCGACTCGGAACGGGTTCGTGGGTGTCATGCTGTTCATCCTCTCGCGGGTGCGGCCGTTTCGGGGCTGCCCCATTCGCCGAGCACGATGTCTTCGTGGGGGCCGTGGTGGCCGGGCGGCAGGTTGCAGATGGCGGTGCAGAGTTCGCCGCCGAGTTGGATGGTGGCGGTGGCGGGGCAGTCGGTCATGCGGTCCAGGATGTCACTGCCAGGGTGCGGCCCCGGTTCGGCTCGCCCAGCGGGCCAGGGCGTTCCCATCGAGGGTGCGGATGCCGACCTGCGTCGCGTAGGAGCGTGCTGCGGGGGTGAACGTGGAGGTGGTGACGACGGCTGCGATGTCTGCGCCATGGATCTGCCGGGCGGTGCCGCCGACCTTCTGTACGTCACCGGAGCCGACTTTGGTGGTGAGTGCGTAGCGCTTGGCTTGGATGACGAGGCGTCGGCCGTCGGGAAGGGTGGCGATGACGTCGGCACCGAGGTCCCCTGCGCCGCCGACCACTTGGACGTTGGTGCAGCCGTCGCGGCGGCACAGGGCGGCGAGGGCGTGCTCGAACTGGCCCGGTGTCATGGCCTGGTAGCTGCCGATGCTAGCGCTGGCCATGCGCGGCCGCATGGTGGCCGGCCTGCGCGGTGCCCGGACGATGCGCCGAACACGGCGGGGCTTCATGAACCACAGCCCGGCAACGGCCAGGACCAGGATCGGGATCCCGATGGTGGGGGAGCCGATCGCGACCAGCACGCTGGCGGTGAGGATGACGGGCGGGGAGAACAGCCCGTACCTGCGGCGTGGTCGACGGATGGTAGTGCGGCGGCGCCCTGGCCGGTAGTTGGTGCGGCGTCGACGCGGTGCGGCCACAGAGTCCCCCTCGGTGTGAGGTTCCAGTGTGGTGCACCGCGCCGACGGGTGGGCGGTGTTCAGCTGATCGTGCTGCTGGTCGTGTGGTTGCTCGCCGAATTGATGGAGCCGGTTGCCCGGCCGAGCCAGCCGGTAGCGGTGTTCGTGACGTGCTGGTGGTACTCCTCACGGCGGTTGATGTGGTTGACGATCCGCTTGGGTGCCTTGGCCTTCCCGATCGCCATCAGCGCCGCAGCGGCAAGGAGGGTACCGGCCCCGACGCCGGCGGCCGCGACGGCTGACACGAGTTCAGCGGCGCCGACGCCGACTCCGGCGGCGAGGATGCCTCCGCCGGCGAGCATCGCGCCGCGGCCGACCATCTGGGCGGCTTGCGGGTCGGCGAGCATCTGGGGCTGGGCGTAGATGATCGGCGGGTGCCCGTAGTAGGGGGTGCCGTCGACACCGATGATGACGCCGGGAACGGCGGGGCTCGCAGCGGGGATGATCGTGGGCTGCGGGGGTGGCACGTATGGGGCGAGCTGGGCGGGGATCGTGGTGTTCGGCTCGAGCAGTGTCGTGATCGTCGCGGGGGCGGTGTCCTGATACATGAGGGTCTCCTGGTCAGTCATCGGAATCGGTAGCGGTGTCGGGTAGGTAGAACTGCTCAGCGCGGCCGGCCTTGCGGACCTGGACCCCGCGGGTCAGCCACTCCTCGGTGGCCCGGCGCACGGTGTCACGGGAGTTGAACGGCCCCCCGTCCACCAGGTCGTCCTTGGTGGCGTAACCCCGGTCGGCGCACAGGCGGCAGAACACCCGGTACAGGTCGGGCCAGTCGTTGCGACCAACCGCCGAACCGTCCGGGAATACCAGCTCAGGCTCGGCGGGAGCCGCATCGGCCGGCACGGACTTCAGCATCCGCACCTTCGGCTCCGTCACCACCACCGCTGGCCCGCGGTGACCAGCCTGAAAGTAGTGCCCGACGTCCGCACCGATGTCCGCGTCGGTGACGTACTCGGCCCGACACTGCGGAGGGTCCACCAACGGCATCTCCGGAGCACCCAGGTAGAACTCGCCCGGCCTGGTCAGCTCCTCCGGCTTCCAGCCCTTCCCGGTGCAGCCGCTGCCGAAGATGAATTGTGTGTGCCCGGCCTCGCCGACCCGCGTAGAGATCCGGTTGGCGTAGTTCCCGCGCGCATCGGTGTTGCCGCCGAAAACCTTGGCGGAGGGCTGCTGCGTGGCGGAGATGAATTGGATGCCGAGGAAACGGGCCATCGCCAGCAGACTCTCGTAGGTGGTGGAGATCTTCGGCTCGGCAGGCTCGGGGTCCTCACTGACCTTGCGGATCTCTGCTTCCAGCTTGCGAAGCTCCTCGTCCTGGCGGATCAGCTCGGCCAGCTCGTCAGTGACGATCCACCAGGCGGGCCCGTGGACGCCGGGGATCCACTTGCGGACCGGGCCGCGGCCGGAGGCCATCGAGCTGGCGGACAAGTCCGCGAGGAATGCGCCGCGCCGGTCGCACTCTGCCCGGATGAACTGGAGCAGGTCGCGGGCTTCCTCCGGGGTGCGGGCGAGCCTGCGCAGCGTCGGCTCCCATGGGCCGAGTTCGGGGGCGCCCGGCTTCATGTCGATGCCGAACAGTTCGGCGTGCTGCTTCCGGAGGAGCTTCTTGATGATCAGGTTGACGAGGCCGGATTTCCCGAAATCCGAAGCGCCGGCGACGAGGGTGTGCCGGTACAGCATCGTGAGATACACGGGCTCCCCGGTTTCGTCCCAGCCGATCCGGATCGGATCGGCCAGGTCATCGCTCTCGTCATCGGCGTACGGGATGACATCGTCGAAGAACGGGTTGTGCTGAAGCGCCTCGTAGACGCTGTCGACCTCGACCGGCTGGCCACTCTCCGCCAGGGCCTCGTTGTTCGGGTCCTCCGGCTTCGGCGTGCCCGCGAACTGCCGGGCGCGGCGTGTTCCCGTCTCCGGCCCGATGGCAGCCGCTGTCTCGGCGGGGCGCGCCGGGTGCTTGTGGCCCTTGCCGTGCTCGGCCAGCCACGGCACGTACGCCGCATAGGCGAGTGCGGTGCTGATTGCCGCCACGGTGAGCGAGGCCGCGTCAGGCCCGAATCCGGTCCCGGCTGCCACGTCGCCGAACGCCACCGCGAGGCCGGCTCCCGCGCCGTACAGGTGCTGGTGCTTGTGCTTAAGCCCGTGCGCGGCTGCGGTGCCGGAGCCGGCGGCGAGCGCCAGGTAGCCGGCGGCTTCCCAGCCGGCGCCCGGTGTGCCGTGTTGCCACCAGCCGAGTGTGGTGAGGGCGGCGATGGTGGCGGCGGGGGCGAGTTCCCACCGGTGGGCGAGCGCCCAGTTGGTGGCGCGGATGACGACCGTGGTGCAGGAGATGAAGAATCGGGTGCGGCGGGGTCGTGGCGACGATGACGGCGGGTACGGAGAGTTCCCATACGTGTCCCGATTTGTGACGGTCTGTGAGCGATTGCCCCCTGTCGTCGTCGGGGCCGTCGCCACGGTCGTCGAGATCGTCGTACGGGGGCCCGGCAGGTCGGCCGGGGCCGGCGCGTAGCCGATGTACTGGGCCATCAGAAGTACTCC
Coding sequences within:
- a CDS encoding restriction endonuclease, producing the protein MAAPRRRRTNYRPGRRRTTIRRPRRRYGLFSPPVILTASVLVAIGSPTIGIPILVLAVAGLWFMKPRRVRRIVRAPRRPATMRPRMASASIGSYQAMTPGQFEHALAALCRRDGCTNVQVVGGAGDLGADVIATLPDGRRLVIQAKRYALTTKVGSGDVQKVGGTARQIHGADIAAVVTTSTFTPAARSYATQVGIRTLDGNALARWASRTGAAPWQ
- a CDS encoding FtsK/SpoIIIE domain-containing protein, which codes for MAQYIGYAPAPADLPGPRTTISTTVATAPTTTGGNRSQTVTNRDTYGNSPYPPSSSPRPRRTRFFISCTTVVIRATNWALAHRWELAPAATIAALTTLGWWQHGTPGAGWEAAGYLALAAGSGTAAAHGLKHKHQHLYGAGAGLAVAFGDVAAGTGFGPDAASLTVAAISTALAYAAYVPWLAEHGKGHKHPARPAETAAAIGPETGTRRARQFAGTPKPEDPNNEALAESGQPVEVDSVYEALQHNPFFDDVIPYADDESDDLADPIRIGWDETGEPVYLTMLYRHTLVAGASDFGKSGLVNLIIKKLLRKQHAELFGIDMKPGAPELGPWEPTLRRLARTPEEARDLLQFIRAECDRRGAFLADLSASSMASGRGPVRKWIPGVHGPAWWIVTDELAELIRQDEELRKLEAEIRKVSEDPEPAEPKISTTYESLLAMARFLGIQFISATQQPSAKVFGGNTDARGNYANRISTRVGEAGHTQFIFGSGCTGKGWKPEELTRPGEFYLGAPEMPLVDPPQCRAEYVTDADIGADVGHYFQAGHRGPAVVVTEPKVRMLKSVPADAAPAEPELVFPDGSAVGRNDWPDLYRVFCRLCADRGYATKDDLVDGGPFNSRDTVRRATEEWLTRGVQVRKAGRAEQFYLPDTATDSDD